The Flavobacterium marginilacus genome window below encodes:
- a CDS encoding LytR/AlgR family response regulator transcription factor, which produces MNFQKIKSVIVEDELAAREVLKNYLSKYCPQVEVIGEAQNIKEAVPLLHELKPQLVFLDVEMPFGNAFDVLEACKDLHFETIFVTAFSEYSLKALNQSAAYYLLKPISIEELIVAVNKVHHQILNKEIFNRNKIIIENFKESKPEKQQVILPTLEGFEVVKMEEIIRLRGNGNFTDLYLHNGSKKMACRFLKHFSEILPLPFIRVHKSHIINLNCVKSYNKGGIITLNDSTEIEVSPTYREDFLRNFK; this is translated from the coding sequence ATGAATTTTCAGAAGATAAAAAGCGTTATTGTCGAAGACGAATTGGCAGCGCGTGAGGTGCTTAAGAATTATTTGAGCAAATATTGTCCGCAGGTAGAGGTTATCGGTGAAGCCCAAAACATAAAAGAGGCCGTTCCGCTGTTGCACGAATTAAAGCCGCAATTGGTTTTTTTGGATGTCGAAATGCCTTTCGGGAATGCTTTTGATGTTCTCGAAGCCTGCAAAGATCTGCATTTTGAAACCATTTTTGTAACCGCTTTTTCGGAGTATTCGCTGAAGGCTTTGAACCAAAGCGCGGCCTATTATCTGCTGAAACCCATCAGCATTGAAGAACTGATTGTAGCGGTAAACAAAGTGCATCATCAAATTCTGAATAAGGAAATTTTTAATAGAAATAAGATTATTATTGAAAATTTTAAGGAATCCAAACCCGAAAAGCAACAAGTGATTCTGCCGACACTGGAAGGTTTTGAAGTTGTAAAAATGGAGGAAATCATTCGGCTTCGCGGTAACGGCAATTTCACCGATTTGTATCTTCATAACGGAAGTAAAAAGATGGCGTGCCGTTTTTTAAAACATTTCTCCGAAATTCTGCCTTTGCCTTTTATCCGTGTCCATAAATCCCATATCATCAATCTGAATTGTGTGAAATCGTACAATAAAGGAGGGATTATTACGCTGAACGATTCCACCGAAATTGAAGTTTCCCCGACTTATAGAGAGGATTTTTTAAGGAATTTCAAGTGA
- a CDS encoding vWA domain-containing protein has product MKSTLFISALLATTLSFASCNSSTAKPANNIPTEKPKPSENNKIQVALLLDTSNSMDGLIDQAKSRLWNIVNTLTTLKYSGKTPDIEIALYEYGNDGLAQQSNYIRQVTPLTTDLDLISEKLFALRTNGGNEYCGAVIQDATKKLQWGKANDNMKLIYIAGNEAFDQGKINYKEAISDAMKNDIYVNTIFCGSSLEGINTFWKDGADYGKGKYFNIDSNQSIQYVSTPYDDQISNCNVRINNTYIGYGSKGISKKMNQEVQDKNARGVSSANYAERAVSKSKAIYKNENWDLVDRVKQDPKAITKIKKEELPAEFQNKSEAEVEKIVAQKTKEREAIQKEIGELGKKRQQYIDTETKKTKSQDDLGKAINTSIVALAKAKGYIVEK; this is encoded by the coding sequence ATGAAATCGACATTATTTATCTCCGCACTTTTGGCCACCACACTTTCTTTTGCAAGCTGTAATTCATCAACAGCAAAACCAGCAAATAACATTCCAACCGAAAAGCCAAAACCATCCGAAAACAACAAAATACAGGTTGCTCTTTTATTGGACACTTCCAACAGTATGGACGGATTGATCGACCAAGCCAAATCCAGACTTTGGAATATCGTAAACACTTTGACCACACTTAAATATTCAGGAAAAACTCCCGATATCGAAATTGCGCTGTACGAATACGGCAACGACGGATTAGCTCAGCAATCCAATTATATCCGACAAGTTACGCCTCTCACCACCGACCTCGACTTAATTTCCGAAAAATTATTTGCTTTGAGAACCAATGGAGGCAATGAATATTGCGGTGCTGTAATTCAAGACGCTACAAAAAAACTGCAATGGGGAAAAGCAAACGACAATATGAAACTAATTTATATTGCAGGAAACGAAGCTTTTGATCAAGGCAAAATAAACTATAAAGAGGCAATCAGTGATGCAATGAAAAACGATATTTACGTGAATACTATCTTTTGCGGAAGCAGTTTGGAGGGCATCAACACCTTTTGGAAAGACGGAGCCGATTATGGCAAAGGAAAATACTTCAACATTGACTCAAATCAATCTATTCAATATGTATCAACGCCTTATGACGATCAAATATCAAATTGTAATGTAAGGATAAACAACACCTATATTGGGTATGGTTCTAAAGGTATTTCCAAAAAAATGAATCAGGAAGTTCAGGATAAAAACGCTAGAGGTGTTTCATCTGCTAATTATGCAGAACGTGCTGTAAGTAAATCCAAAGCGATATACAAAAACGAAAACTGGGATTTGGTTGACCGAGTAAAACAAGACCCAAAAGCCATTACAAAAATCAAAAAAGAAGAATTACCAGCCGAATTTCAAAATAAATCGGAAGCAGAAGTAGAAAAAATCGTTGCCCAAAAAACCAAGGAGAGAGAAGCTATCCAAAAAGAAATTGGTGAATTGGGCAAAAAACGCCAGCAATACATCGACACCGAAACAAAAAAAACAAAATCACAAGATGATTTAGGCAAGGCAATTAACACCTCTATTGTGGCTTTGGCAAAAGCGAAAGGTTATATAGTAGAAAAATAA
- a CDS encoding ferritin: MLLKNIETALNKQIRIEAESSQIYLSMACWAEVNGLEGIAQFMYAQSDEERLHMLKLIKYVNERGGHAQITDLKAPKTSYETFKGMFEELYKHEVFVSDSINELVHITFQEKDYATHNFLQWYVAEQIEEEATAKSILDKINLIGDDKGGLYLFDRDIQQVAAASAAANGGATAK, from the coding sequence ATGTTATTAAAAAATATCGAAACAGCGCTAAACAAGCAAATCCGTATAGAGGCCGAATCTTCTCAAATCTATTTATCGATGGCCTGCTGGGCTGAAGTGAATGGACTGGAAGGTATCGCTCAGTTTATGTACGCTCAATCAGATGAGGAGCGTCTGCACATGCTAAAGCTAATCAAGTATGTAAACGAACGCGGCGGTCATGCTCAAATTACCGATTTGAAAGCTCCAAAAACATCTTACGAAACCTTCAAAGGAATGTTTGAAGAATTATACAAACACGAAGTTTTTGTATCCGACTCGATTAATGAGTTAGTTCATATTACTTTTCAGGAGAAAGATTATGCCACTCATAACTTCCTGCAATGGTACGTAGCCGAGCAGATTGAAGAAGAAGCAACTGCCAAATCAATTTTGGATAAAATCAACCTTATCGGTGACGACAAAGGCGGATTGTATCTTTTTGACCGTGACATCCAGCAGGTAGCCGCTGCTAGTGCTGCTGCAAATGGAGGCGCTACTGCCAAATAG
- a CDS encoding tetratricopeptide repeat-containing sensor histidine kinase — MKHNLLIVFVLLFLAFLFPHEIIAQSAPIEKIEKKNSSRISKAKISIAAEELSKSLDENNESNIASNYEKLASEFLGKGDNAKAEEYFKKALASYTKLKLTDDKTRVVRSLAKVQESQRDYKSAISNYEVAGSMAEDKSLEKINANDANRLRSSASPVAQESYVNSNIELLKKEKKSEEVSDAYVKKAENSLQQKKKEVAIESYNQALAYAKGKPATIIKINNEIAKVYASDNQFDKAIGISEKLLADAKTKQDFTTQIKQLQSLSGLYFQKEEPNKAIEALKEAFALALQKGNSAEAKTSLTALTQYYNKKGNNKESLVLYDQFVKNFDQLIHSDTTLIDAKTFQVSEDKIRQLEKEKSLKDELISRKNTFNYFLLGSIGLLLLLFLWIVKALYSIKIKNKEIALQSLRREMNPHFIFNSLNSVNQFIAQNRELEANKYLTSYSNLMRNAMENSNKDFITLDNELEQLRKYLELEHLRFQDKFDFKISVDPELDAERTMVPNMVIQPHLENAIWHGLRYLDTKGLLLLKVELISGKVVIRIEDNGIGLAKSQELKTANQKVHESRGMSNTKERISLLNELYKQHISFRIFEKTLLERGTIVEISCPLIDKIG; from the coding sequence GTGAAACATAATTTATTAATTGTTTTTGTTCTGCTCTTTTTAGCGTTTTTATTTCCTCATGAAATAATTGCGCAGTCTGCTCCTATAGAAAAAATTGAAAAAAAAAATAGCTCCAGAATCAGTAAAGCCAAAATTAGTATAGCTGCTGAGGAATTATCTAAATCTTTGGATGAAAATAATGAATCAAATATCGCTTCGAATTATGAAAAATTGGCCAGTGAGTTTCTCGGAAAAGGGGATAATGCCAAGGCCGAGGAATACTTTAAAAAAGCGCTGGCGAGCTACACCAAACTAAAACTGACTGATGACAAAACCCGCGTGGTCCGAAGCCTTGCCAAGGTGCAGGAATCGCAGAGGGATTATAAGTCAGCCATTAGTAATTATGAAGTTGCCGGATCGATGGCCGAGGATAAAAGTCTCGAAAAGATTAATGCGAATGATGCGAACCGTCTGCGGTCTTCTGCGAGTCCTGTGGCTCAGGAAAGTTATGTGAATTCGAATATTGAATTGTTGAAAAAGGAGAAAAAAAGCGAAGAGGTTTCGGATGCGTATGTTAAGAAGGCCGAAAATTCGCTTCAGCAAAAAAAGAAAGAAGTTGCTATAGAAAGTTACAATCAAGCACTCGCTTACGCAAAAGGGAAGCCGGCGACGATCATCAAAATCAATAATGAAATTGCAAAAGTATACGCTTCGGACAATCAGTTTGACAAAGCGATCGGGATTAGCGAAAAACTTTTGGCAGATGCCAAAACCAAACAGGATTTCACTACTCAAATCAAGCAATTGCAGTCGCTTTCGGGTCTATATTTTCAAAAAGAAGAACCAAACAAGGCTATTGAAGCCTTAAAGGAAGCATTTGCTTTGGCACTGCAAAAAGGCAATTCGGCCGAAGCAAAAACAAGTCTGACGGCATTAACGCAGTATTATAACAAAAAGGGAAACAATAAGGAGAGTTTGGTTTTGTACGATCAATTTGTTAAGAATTTCGACCAGTTAATTCATTCGGACACGACTTTGATTGATGCCAAAACGTTTCAGGTGAGTGAAGATAAAATCCGCCAGCTGGAAAAAGAAAAGTCGCTGAAAGATGAATTGATTTCAAGGAAAAACACGTTCAATTATTTTCTTTTGGGTTCTATTGGATTGCTTTTACTGTTGTTTTTATGGATTGTGAAAGCGCTTTATTCGATTAAAATCAAGAACAAGGAAATCGCCCTGCAGTCGCTGCGCAGAGAAATGAATCCGCATTTTATTTTTAACAGCCTTAACAGCGTCAATCAGTTCATTGCCCAAAATAGGGAGTTGGAGGCCAATAAATACCTGACTTCGTATTCGAATCTGATGCGGAATGCAATGGAGAATTCCAATAAGGATTTCATTACGCTCGATAACGAATTGGAGCAATTACGAAAATATCTAGAATTGGAACATCTGCGTTTTCAGGATAAATTTGATTTTAAAATTAGTGTTGATCCGGAACTGGATGCCGAAAGAACGATGGTTCCGAATATGGTTATTCAGCCACATTTGGAAAATGCTATTTGGCATGGTTTACGTTATTTGGATACCAAAGGACTGCTGTTGCTAAAAGTGGAATTAATCAGCGGAAAAGTGGTGATTCGGATTGAGGATAATGGCATTGGTCTGGCCAAAAGCCAAGAGCTGAAAACGGCCAATCAAAAAGTACACGAATCGCGAGGAATGAGCAATACCAAAGAGCGCATCAGTCTGCTGAATGAACTGTACAAACAGCATATTTCTTTCCGGATTTTTGAAAAAACGTTACTAGAAAGAGGAACGATTGTCGAAATTAGCTGTCCATTAATTGATAAAATAGGATGA
- a CDS encoding SIMPL domain-containing protein — protein sequence MKKTFFSFLIILLSQFSSGQVSGNANYQNRYSEQNTININFPSQDGIVINVKGLANVKADSYTAIFSLTQTGKTAKEVNELINQRISQSLTEIKLKKDVETFVDMISFVPVYEYEVEKKVFSRKTYNEVPIGFELKKNIHIKYSDPNQLNDFISILSNHEIYDLVRVDYFSSTLESIKKEMMNKAKLLIQEKTKNYEVILGETFTNAEKRITDDFIVNLPVEMYKSYEAYNSSDLNLKKTANVNQSNKSTTLYYQPVFNKEFDFIINPVVLEPVIQVQYEIKIFINREKKQIPKTDKQFILITPNGDLKNLVMDTTKQKF from the coding sequence ATGAAAAAAACATTCTTTTCATTTTTAATCATTCTGTTGTCTCAATTCAGCTCTGGACAGGTTTCGGGAAATGCCAATTACCAAAATCGGTATTCTGAACAAAATACAATCAATATCAATTTTCCATCACAAGATGGTATTGTGATAAATGTAAAAGGTCTTGCTAATGTTAAGGCAGATTCATACACAGCTATTTTCAGTTTAACTCAAACAGGTAAAACAGCCAAAGAGGTCAATGAATTAATTAATCAGCGAATTTCGCAATCATTAACAGAAATCAAACTCAAAAAAGATGTTGAGACCTTTGTAGATATGATCTCATTTGTCCCTGTTTATGAATATGAAGTTGAGAAAAAGGTTTTCAGCCGTAAAACCTACAATGAAGTCCCAATTGGGTTTGAATTGAAGAAAAATATTCACATAAAATACTCTGATCCCAATCAGTTGAACGATTTTATATCAATTTTATCCAATCATGAAATATACGATCTGGTACGAGTTGATTATTTTTCAAGCACCTTAGAATCAATCAAAAAAGAAATGATGAACAAGGCAAAGCTTTTAATACAAGAAAAAACCAAGAATTATGAGGTAATTCTTGGTGAGACATTTACAAATGCAGAGAAAAGAATAACCGATGATTTTATTGTAAACTTACCTGTAGAAATGTACAAATCCTATGAAGCGTATAACAGTTCTGATTTAAACTTAAAAAAAACAGCAAATGTCAATCAGTCCAATAAATCGACTACGCTTTATTATCAGCCTGTATTTAATAAAGAATTTGATTTTATAATAAATCCTGTGGTATTGGAACCAGTTATACAAGTACAATATGAAATAAAGATTTTCATTAATAGAGAAAAAAAACAGATTCCAAAAACAGATAAACAATTTATACTGATTACTCCAAATGGCGATTTAAAGAATCTTGTTATGGATACTACAAAACAAAAATTTTAA